The following coding sequences are from one Streptococcus sp. NPS 308 window:
- a CDS encoding GIY-YIG nuclease family protein: MDHKAYMYVVECRDGSYYTGYTTDVKRRLAVHNSGKGAKYTRARLPVKLIYVEAFASKEEAMSAEALLKRKKRPQKERFLSENQEKNLANHIDV; encoded by the coding sequence ATGGATCATAAGGCCTACATGTATGTGGTAGAGTGTCGCGACGGTTCTTATTATACGGGCTATACAACGGATGTGAAGAGGCGCCTTGCCGTTCATAATAGTGGTAAGGGAGCCAAGTATACCCGAGCTCGATTACCAGTCAAACTTATCTATGTGGAGGCTTTTGCTAGCAAGGAAGAAGCCATGTCTGCAGAGGCTCTTCTCAAACGTAAGAAAAGACCACAGAAAGAACGATTTTTATCCGAAAATCAAGAGAAAAATCTAGCCAACCATATTGATGTCTAA